GTTCTAAGTCAAAGTCCAGATGGCTCTCTGCCTTTCTGAAGATAAAGAAAAACTTGGAAGCATCAGGACCCACTTCATCCATCAGTTGTTTAAGAGATATAAACTGCCCTTTTCTTGTAGACATAGAAAGTTTTTCTCTACCTCTGTAGAGTGTTGTCAGTTGAACAATAATACACCTCAGATTTTCAGGATTAAAACCCAGTGTTTCAACCACTGCCTTCAAACGGGGGATATATCCATGATGGTCAGGACCCACAATATTTATCAAGGTATCATAACCTCTGTCTATTTTATTCTTATGGTAGGCAATATCAGATGCAAGATAAGTATAAGAACCATCACTCTTCACCACTACCCTATCCTTTTCATCTCCGTACATACTGCTTTTGAACCACTTCGAACCTTCTGCAGGATATATAAACCCTTTAGATTCAAAGTCCTTAAGTAGTTTGTCCACATTACCATTTTTGAAAAAATCAACCTCACTTATCCAGTTATCAAAACTCACTCCAAATCTTCTTAAATCATTTTTTATATCTTCAAGGATATAATCAGCAGCAAATCTGTCAAACTCAATGTTTTCATCCGGGACTTTTTTTGCAATATCTATAAGGTAATCACCTTCATATCCTCCTTCAGGTATAGAACAATCAATCCCTTTTAGTTGTAGATACCTTGCTTTAAGGGACTCCCCGAGCAGTCTAATCTGTCTGCCTGCATTGTTGATATAATATTCTTTTGTAACTTCATAGCCCGCATATTTAAGAACCCTTGAGAGTGCTTCACCAAAAGCCGCCTGCCTTCCGTGTGCAATGGTAAGAGGCCCTGTAGGATTGGCACTTACAAACTCAATAAGAACCTTTTTGTTTAAAGGGGCTGGTTTTAGAGACGAAGTGTCTCCACTGGATATTTCAGAGATAAGGCCGAGATAAAAATCCTCACTCAAAAAAAAATTCAAAAAACCATTCCTGACATCTATCCTTTTTATAAATGGGAGATTAAGTGTAAGTATCTTTTCTTTTATATATTCTGCTGCATCCTTTGGAGAGGGAAATCTATCTTTTACCCTGAATGCAATATTTGTATAAAATTCTCCAAATTCTTCTTTAAGTGTCGGCAATACAACAACATCTTTTCCTTCTATTCCTATAAGTTTCGGGTCATCCTTAAACACTTCCTCTATAAGTTCTTTAATCCGTTCCTTCGCTGTCTTTTTCATCCTGTTCCCTTCTTATCTCTGCCAGTAATTCTTCAATCCTGAACTCTTTTCTCTCATCATATACAAACTCTATCTTTGGAGCACGTTTTATTACAAGTTGAGTTGCAAGTTTATGCTGGATATAAGGGGTGGAATGGATAAGCCCGTTTAATGAACGGTTCTTCTCCTCATCACTGCCCATTATACTCACCCCTATCTTTGCATACTTTAAATCAGATGTAATATCAACATATGTAATGGTGAAAAATCCAATATCAGGGTCTGATATGTGCCGCCTTATAATTTCCTCCACCTCTTTCCTTACAAGGTGTTCCAGTTTCTTCTGTCTTCTCTCTTTAATTTTCCCCTCCTTTTACAGAACTTTATGTGGATTTTTTCAGTACTTATAATTCTCATTCAATACCTTGTTATATCCTTTCTTAAGTTGCTTTCTACATATTTTGTCTATCTCTTCTATTTCAGATTTTTTGAATTTAGATTTTAGAAGATTGAAAAAACAAATTCATTTATATAACCTTCTCTTAAGAGATTACTGATAATCTGACATTTTGTTCTTTTTCTCATTTTATAGAATTTATTATACCATAAAGGGGAGAGAAAAAGGATAGTAAAAACTTGCGTTTAAGTGGTATTGGTGGTAAATTAAAATCAATGGAACAGATAGAAAAAAAGACACTTGAGCGGTGGATAGAAGGATTTATTATCTTTGCGGTATCTATATACCTTTTCTTCTGCTTGATTTCTTTTTCTCCCTTTGACCCTACATTTGGTTTTGCCAGAACTGGTTCTCCTGTAAATACATCTGTGGAGAACTTTGGAGGTAAATTTGGTTCATATCTTACAGGACTGCTCTTTTATCTCTTCGGGCAGGTATCCTACCTCTTTGTCATATTACTGCTTCTTCTCGGATATAATATCGTATGGGGAGAAAAACTCGGACTGTGGAGAAAAATTATAAGCAGTTTAGGTTTAATCCTAACCCTTTCTATCTTTCTGTCTGTCCGTAATGGATACAGTGCATCTGGAGGGATATTAGGGCTTTTAATTGGACCTCCTTTACAGGACTATTTCGGTAAAAATGGTATATATATGATACTCATCCTTACCGGATTGGGTTCTTTATATGCCGGGTATAAGATATTTATTGCTCCCTTCAAAGAGATATTTGACTATTACCGTGAAGTCCGCAGAGAAAGGATACCTATACCAGAACCATTACCTGAAGAAAAAGAAGAAAGAAAACCGAGAGAGAGAAAGACGAGGAAACCGGTTGTGGTTGAAAAAGTAGTTGAAGAAGTAGAAAATAAGAAGGTAGATGTTGCAGTTAAAGAGGAAAAAGAGAAATCCCCTCCCCCTGCAAAAACACCATCCAGACCTGTCAGGATAGGTGATTACAAACTTCCACCACTTGACCTTCTAAAATCAGCGACACCTGCTCAGCAGGAAACAGAAGAAGACCTTGAAAGATATGCCCAGGTAATAGAGGAGACATTACTGGAGTTTGGTATAGAAGGAGAGGTAGTGGAAATCAATCAGGGTCCGAGGGTTACTATGTATGAGGTACAGTTAGCACCTGGTATTCCCATACAGAAGGTTCATAGTATACAGGATAATATCGCTATGAACCTTAAAACCACCACAATAAGGGTTGTGGCACCTTTGCCCAATAAGTCCACCGTAGGAATAGAGGTCCCTAATAGAGAGATTTCTATTGTCGCACTGAGAGAGATACTGTCAAGTAAGGAATTCCAGAAAAGTTCATCCAAACTTACAATTGCTATAGGAAAGAACATTATGGGGAAGCCCGTTATTACCGATATGAAACTTCTTCCTCATATACTTATAGCAGGAGCGACTGGTTCTGGAAAAACTGTATGTATAAACTCTTTTATAACATCTATACTCTTTAAGGCAGGTCCGGATGAAGTAAAATTTATAATGATAGACCCGAAGATGGTAGAACTTATCTGTTATAACGGACTTCCTCATCTTCTCTGTCCTGTCATTGTAGATATTAAAGATGCGGTTAATACACTTAAGTGGCTTATCGGAGAGATGACCAGAAGGTATAAACTTTTTTCAGATGTCAGAGTCCGTAATATAGAGATATATAACAGTTTGAAAGATGTAGACCAACTTCCATATATAGTGGTTGTGATAGATGAACTCGCTGACCTTATGATGATAGCGAGAAATGAAATAGAAAACAGTATTATACGACTGGCACAATTATCAAGAGCTGCAGGTATTCATCTTATACTGGCAACACAGAGACCTTCTGTAAATGTTATTACAGGTGTTATTAAAGCAAATCTTCCCTCCAGAATCTCTTTCCAGGTTACTTCAAAATTTGATTCACGGACAATTCTTGACAGGATAGGTGCAGAGAAACTTCTCGGTAGAGGAGACCTGCTCTTTATTCCACCCGGTAGTTCATCCCTTATGAGAATCCAAGGATGTCTGGTAAGTGATGAGGAGATTGAGCGAGTATGTAATTTTATAAAGGCACAGAAGACCCCTGAATACCAGATGGAAATTGTGGAAGGGAAACATGGAGAGGAACAGACAGAAATTCCATCCCTTTCAATTTCAGGAGAAAGCGATGAAGAATCCCTATATCAGGAAGCAAAAAGGATTGTCCTTACAACAAAAATTGCTTCTATCTCAATGTTACAGAGAAGGTTGAAAATCGGTTTTAACAAAGCAGCGAGGTTTATTGAGAGGATGGAAGAGGAAGGTATCGTCGGTCCTTACAGGGAAGGTAAACCGAGAAGGGTAATTGTCCCTGGAGAACTTGATGAGGGAGAATATACCGATAAATGAAGTCATTAGAGAAAAACGGATAAAAGAAGGGATTAAACTGGAAGAGGTTTTTGATGAAACACACATCCCTATAAAATTTCTCCGTATGATAGAGGATGGCAACTGGGAAAAATTCCCAAGTCAGTTACATATGAAAGGGTTTATACGACTGTACGGTAAATATATGGATATTCCGGCAGCAGTAATTGAAGAAGGTATAAATAAAATAACTGAAACAAAAAGAGATAATGAACAGCAAAAAGATAACCAAGATAAAGAAGAAATCAGTGAAGAAAAGAGGGAACTTGCAGAAATTCCTGCCAGATATCTTTGTCTATTGTTTTTCCTTATCATCCTCTTTGTATTCATATATTTTTTAACACTCTATTTTCTACCAGAATGAAACAGAAAATATGTCTAATAACCCTCGGCTGTCCCAAAAATCTTGTTGATTCTGAAACTATCCTTGCCTTACTCGGACAGGAAAACTATATCCTAACTGATATGGATGAGGCAGATATCATTATAGTTAACACCTGCGGCTTTATAAAAGATGCGATAGATGAGTCCTTAACAGTTATCAAAGACCTGTGCAGAAGAAAAAAGAGAGGACAGAAGGTTGTTGTTTATGGATGTCTTGTTAATAGATATGGGAATAATTTCCCACATATAAAGGGTATAAATATGCTGGTTGAAGGTGTCAACCCCATCTATCTGGTAAGAGCAATAAAGGAAGAGACAAAAAAGAAATTTATTATTGGTGATTGTTCCAGTATTGGAAATCACCCTCGTTTTATATCTACCTTTCCCTATGCATATATTAAAATCTCTGATGGTTGTGATAACCTGTGCAGTTATTGTATTATCCCTGAAATCAGGGGGCATCTGAGAAGTAGAAAGATAGGAGATATTATAAAAGAAGCAGAAAATCTGGAAGCGATGGGGATAAAAGAGGTTATCATTGTATCTCAAGATACAGGGAATTATGGCAGAGACATTGAGGGAAGATGCATTCTTGATAAACTTCTGTTACAACTATGTAGATATAA
The window above is part of the bacterium genome. Proteins encoded here:
- the argS gene encoding arginine--tRNA ligase, with translation MKKTAKERIKELIEEVFKDDPKLIGIEGKDVVVLPTLKEEFGEFYTNIAFRVKDRFPSPKDAAEYIKEKILTLNLPFIKRIDVRNGFLNFFLSEDFYLGLISEISSGDTSSLKPAPLNKKVLIEFVSANPTGPLTIAHGRQAAFGEALSRVLKYAGYEVTKEYYINNAGRQIRLLGESLKARYLQLKGIDCSIPEGGYEGDYLIDIAKKVPDENIEFDRFAADYILEDIKNDLRRFGVSFDNWISEVDFFKNGNVDKLLKDFESKGFIYPAEGSKWFKSSMYGDEKDRVVVKSDGSYTYLASDIAYHKNKIDRGYDTLINIVGPDHHGYIPRLKAVVETLGFNPENLRCIIVQLTTLYRGREKLSMSTRKGQFISLKQLMDEVGPDASKFFFIFRKAESHLDFDLELAKKQSTENPVYYLQYAYVRMKHILEFAKEKGIDVYSTDLSLLKEIEEISLMKYIAKFPDTIEAVVNSYGVHLLAEYLLDIAKLFHSYYHKHRVVGEDKNISSARIILIRALLSVFSLSLNLLNISLPERM
- the rbfA gene encoding 30S ribosome-binding factor RbfA, which encodes MKERRQKKLEHLVRKEVEEIIRRHISDPDIGFFTITYVDITSDLKYAKIGVSIMGSDEEKNRSLNGLIHSTPYIQHKLATQLVIKRAPKIEFVYDERKEFRIEELLAEIRREQDEKDSEGTD
- a CDS encoding DNA translocase FtsK → MEQIEKKTLERWIEGFIIFAVSIYLFFCLISFSPFDPTFGFARTGSPVNTSVENFGGKFGSYLTGLLFYLFGQVSYLFVILLLLLGYNIVWGEKLGLWRKIISSLGLILTLSIFLSVRNGYSASGGILGLLIGPPLQDYFGKNGIYMILILTGLGSLYAGYKIFIAPFKEIFDYYREVRRERIPIPEPLPEEKEERKPRERKTRKPVVVEKVVEEVENKKVDVAVKEEKEKSPPPAKTPSRPVRIGDYKLPPLDLLKSATPAQQETEEDLERYAQVIEETLLEFGIEGEVVEINQGPRVTMYEVQLAPGIPIQKVHSIQDNIAMNLKTTTIRVVAPLPNKSTVGIEVPNREISIVALREILSSKEFQKSSSKLTIAIGKNIMGKPVITDMKLLPHILIAGATGSGKTVCINSFITSILFKAGPDEVKFIMIDPKMVELICYNGLPHLLCPVIVDIKDAVNTLKWLIGEMTRRYKLFSDVRVRNIEIYNSLKDVDQLPYIVVVIDELADLMMIARNEIENSIIRLAQLSRAAGIHLILATQRPSVNVITGVIKANLPSRISFQVTSKFDSRTILDRIGAEKLLGRGDLLFIPPGSSSLMRIQGCLVSDEEIERVCNFIKAQKTPEYQMEIVEGKHGEEQTEIPSLSISGESDEESLYQEAKRIVLTTKIASISMLQRRLKIGFNKAARFIERMEEEGIVGPYREGKPRRVIVPGELDEGEYTDK
- a CDS encoding helix-turn-helix domain-containing protein — translated: MRENIPINEVIREKRIKEGIKLEEVFDETHIPIKFLRMIEDGNWEKFPSQLHMKGFIRLYGKYMDIPAAVIEEGINKITETKRDNEQQKDNQDKEEISEEKRELAEIPARYLCLLFFLIILFVFIYFLTLYFLPE
- the rimO gene encoding 30S ribosomal protein S12 methylthiotransferase RimO, coding for MKQKICLITLGCPKNLVDSETILALLGQENYILTDMDEADIIIVNTCGFIKDAIDESLTVIKDLCRRKKRGQKVVVYGCLVNRYGNNFPHIKGINMLVEGVNPIYLVRAIKEETKKKFIIGDCSSIGNHPRFISTFPYAYIKISDGCDNLCSYCIIPEIRGHLRSRKIGDIIKEAENLEAMGIKEVIIVSQDTGNYGRDIEGRCILDKLLLQLCRYNFHWIRVMYIHPAHINEKIIEVMATNRNICRYLDIPLQHIHPDILKKMNRPIIDYNRVIDFIRKAIPEIKIRTTFIVGFPGEKEEHFKMLVDFVREKEFDRLGVFRYSREGGTPAYNLKYQVDDEIKKERERIIMEIQRKISRRKLEKFLGKTIDVLIESKEGDYFIGRTEFDAPDIDGTVYIRSKDIVKSGDICKIKIISSDDYDLYGKLLKKNN